One Sphingomonas sp. FARSPH DNA segment encodes these proteins:
- the paoC gene encoding aldehyde oxidoreductase molybdenum-binding subunit PaoC: MKFDTPAGANPIDRMQVVGKPTDRIDGKYKTTGTAPYAYEQHAAAPNAAYGYVVGAGIAKGRIASMDLAAAKAAPGVLAIVTADTAGPLGKGKMNTAKLLGGPAIDHYHQAVAVVVAETFEQARAAAALVRIDYARDKGRFDLAAQKDSAPLKGDGGPKAPPVDRVGDFDKAFAAAPVTLDQRYTTPDQSHAMMEPHASIAAWNGDELTLWTSNQMINWGKGDVARTLGIPADKVRLISPYIGGGFGGKLFVRTDAIMAALGARAAGRPVKVALQRPLIANNTTHRPATIQRIRLGCEKDGRITAIAHESVSGDLPDGGPETAVAQTKLLYAGANRLTSMRLAVLDLPEGNAMRAPGEAPGLMALEIAMDEMAEKLGMDPVQFRIVNDTQVDPAKPERKFSQRNLVGCLRQGADRFGWSRRSATPGAVRDGRWLVGMGVASGFRNNLVMKSAARVGIDRKGVVTVATDMTDIGTGSYTVIAQTAAEMLGVPLDKVVVLLGDSSFPVSSGSGGQWGGNSATAGVYAACAKLRDSIAQKLGFNSADVTFEGGKVRSGNRSVSLAEAAGDAGLSAEEAMEYGDLAKQYQQSTFAGHFVEVGVDAWTGEVRVRRMLAVCAAGRILNPTTARSQVIGAMTMGVGAALMEELAVDKRFGFFVNHDLAGYEVPVHADIPHQEVVFLDEADPMSSPMKAKGVGELGLCGVGAAIANAIYNATGVRVRDYPITLDKHLEKLPQVV, from the coding sequence ATGAAGTTCGACACGCCCGCGGGCGCGAACCCGATCGACCGCATGCAGGTGGTCGGCAAGCCGACCGATCGCATCGACGGCAAGTACAAGACGACGGGAACCGCGCCCTACGCCTACGAACAGCATGCGGCCGCACCCAACGCGGCCTATGGCTATGTCGTCGGCGCCGGCATCGCCAAGGGGCGGATCGCGTCGATGGACCTTGCCGCGGCGAAGGCCGCGCCCGGCGTTCTCGCGATCGTTACCGCCGACACGGCCGGCCCGCTCGGCAAGGGCAAGATGAATACCGCCAAGCTGCTCGGCGGTCCCGCGATCGACCATTATCACCAGGCCGTCGCCGTCGTCGTCGCGGAAACGTTCGAACAGGCGCGCGCCGCCGCCGCGCTCGTCCGCATCGATTATGCGCGCGACAAGGGACGCTTCGATCTTGCGGCGCAGAAGGACAGCGCGCCGCTGAAGGGCGACGGCGGGCCGAAGGCGCCGCCGGTCGACCGGGTCGGCGATTTCGACAAGGCCTTCGCCGCCGCGCCGGTGACGCTGGATCAACGCTACACCACGCCCGACCAGAGCCATGCGATGATGGAACCGCACGCCTCGATCGCCGCGTGGAACGGCGACGAGCTGACGCTGTGGACGTCGAACCAGATGATCAACTGGGGCAAGGGCGATGTCGCGCGCACGCTCGGCATCCCGGCGGACAAGGTGCGACTGATCTCACCCTATATCGGCGGCGGGTTCGGCGGGAAGCTGTTCGTCCGCACCGATGCGATCATGGCGGCGCTCGGCGCGCGTGCGGCGGGGCGGCCGGTCAAGGTGGCGCTGCAGCGCCCGCTGATCGCCAACAACACCACGCACCGGCCCGCGACGATCCAGCGCATCCGCCTGGGCTGCGAGAAGGATGGCCGCATCACCGCGATCGCGCATGAAAGCGTATCCGGCGATCTGCCCGACGGCGGCCCGGAGACTGCGGTGGCGCAGACCAAGCTGCTCTACGCCGGCGCCAACCGGCTGACGTCGATGCGCCTCGCGGTGCTCGATCTGCCCGAAGGCAATGCGATGCGCGCGCCGGGCGAGGCGCCGGGCCTGATGGCACTCGAGATCGCGATGGACGAAATGGCGGAGAAACTGGGCATGGACCCGGTGCAGTTCCGCATCGTCAACGACACGCAGGTCGATCCCGCCAAGCCGGAACGCAAATTCTCGCAGCGCAACCTCGTCGGCTGCCTGCGGCAGGGCGCGGATCGGTTCGGCTGGTCGCGGCGAAGCGCCACGCCGGGCGCAGTGCGCGACGGGCGCTGGCTGGTCGGCATGGGCGTCGCCTCGGGCTTTCGCAACAATCTGGTGATGAAGTCCGCGGCGCGGGTCGGCATCGATCGCAAGGGTGTCGTCACCGTCGCGACCGACATGACCGACATCGGTACGGGCAGCTATACCGTTATCGCGCAGACCGCGGCGGAAATGCTCGGCGTGCCGCTCGACAAGGTCGTCGTGCTGCTGGGCGATTCGTCCTTCCCCGTGTCGTCCGGGTCGGGCGGCCAGTGGGGCGGCAACAGCGCGACCGCGGGCGTCTACGCCGCCTGCGCCAAGCTGCGCGACAGCATCGCGCAGAAACTCGGCTTCAATTCCGCCGACGTGACGTTCGAGGGCGGCAAGGTCCGCTCGGGCAACCGCAGCGTCAGCCTGGCCGAGGCAGCGGGCGACGCCGGTCTCTCCGCCGAAGAGGCGATGGAATATGGCGACCTCGCCAAACAATATCAGCAATCGACCTTCGCCGGCCATTTCGTCGAGGTGGGCGTCGATGCCTGGACGGGCGAGGTGCGCGTGCGCCGCATGCTCGCGGTCTGCGCGGCGGGGCGCATCCTCAACCCGACCACCGCGCGCAGCCAGGTGATCGGCGCGATGACGATGGGGGTCGGCGCGGCGTTGATGGAGGAACTGGCGGTCGACAAAAGATTCGGCTTTTTCGTCAACCACGACCTTGCCGGCTACGAGGTGCCCGTCCACGCCGACATCCCGCACCAGGAGGTCGTCTTCCTCGACGAAGCGGATCCGATGTCGTCACCGATGAAGGCGAAGGGCGTCGGCGAGCTCGGCCTGTGCGGCGTCGGCGCGGCGATCGCCAATGCGATCTACAATGCGACCGGCGTGCGCGTGCGCGATTATCCGATCACGCTCGACAAGCATCTGGAGAAGCTGCCGCAGGTGGTGTGA
- a CDS encoding FAD binding domain-containing protein, with amino-acid sequence MRPFTYTRAKTPAEAAAAVAATPGAKFIAGGTNLLDLMKLEIETPAHLVDVQDLKLDRIEPTDNGGLRIGALVTNTSLASDARVRRDYGVLTRAIVAGASGQLRNKATTAGNLLQRTRCPYFYDTNQACNKRKPGSGCAAIGGYSRQLGIIGTSDACIATYPGDMAVAMRVLDATIETIDGAGATRRIAIGDFHRLPGDAPHIDTNLKPGELITAVTLPRPLGGTHVYRKVRDRASYAYALVSVAAVIQKDGTGRAAIGGIAPRPWRSEAAEAAMPQGAKAVADRLLADARPTRDNAFKVPLVARTLSAAIHEATGTTQQPVTQEQGA; translated from the coding sequence ATGAGGCCCTTCACTTACACCCGCGCCAAGACCCCGGCAGAGGCTGCTGCCGCGGTCGCCGCGACGCCGGGCGCGAAGTTCATCGCGGGCGGCACCAACCTGCTTGACCTGATGAAGCTGGAGATCGAGACGCCAGCGCATCTCGTCGATGTCCAGGACCTGAAGCTCGACCGGATCGAGCCGACCGACAACGGCGGCCTTCGCATCGGTGCGCTCGTCACCAACACGTCGTTGGCCAGCGACGCGCGCGTGCGCCGCGATTATGGCGTACTGACCCGCGCGATCGTCGCGGGCGCGAGCGGCCAGCTGCGCAACAAGGCGACGACCGCGGGCAACCTGCTGCAACGCACGCGCTGCCCGTATTTCTACGACACCAACCAGGCATGCAACAAGCGCAAGCCCGGGTCGGGCTGCGCCGCGATCGGCGGCTATTCGCGGCAGCTGGGCATCATCGGCACGTCCGATGCGTGCATCGCCACCTATCCCGGCGACATGGCGGTCGCGATGCGCGTGCTCGACGCGACGATCGAGACGATCGACGGGGCGGGTGCGACGCGGCGGATCGCGATCGGCGATTTCCACCGTCTGCCCGGCGATGCGCCGCACATCGATACCAACCTGAAGCCCGGCGAACTCATCACCGCCGTCACCCTGCCCCGCCCGCTGGGCGGCACGCATGTCTACCGCAAGGTGCGCGATCGCGCGTCCTATGCCTATGCGCTCGTCTCGGTCGCGGCGGTGATCCAGAAGGACGGCACCGGCCGCGCCGCGATCGGCGGCATCGCGCCGCGCCCGTGGCGCAGCGAGGCGGCGGAAGCCGCGATGCCGCAGGGGGCGAAGGCGGTGGCCGACCGCCTGCTCGCCGATGCCCGCCCGACGCGCGACAATGCCTTCAAGGTGCCGCTGGTCGCGCGCACGCTCAGCGCGGCGATCCATGAGGCCACGGGCACGACACAGCAACCGGTGACGCAGGAGCAGGGCGCATGA
- the paoA gene encoding aldehyde dehydrogenase iron-sulfur subunit PaoA, which yields MSFGDETQVSRRGVIVGGAASCALAGVSQAEAQAPVATPPATMPVTLTVNGRKQTLDLDTRTTLLDALREHLHLTGTKKGCDHGQCGACTVIVEGKRINSCLSLAVQHQGDRVTTIEGLGTPDKLHPMQAAFIRHDGYQCGYCTPGQICSAVAVLDEIKAGVPSHVQGDITAAPRPSNMELRERMSGNICRCGAYSNIAEAIADVAGARA from the coding sequence ATGTCCTTCGGGGACGAGACTCAGGTGTCGCGCCGCGGCGTGATCGTCGGCGGCGCGGCGTCCTGCGCACTGGCCGGCGTGTCGCAGGCCGAGGCGCAGGCCCCGGTCGCCACGCCACCGGCGACGATGCCGGTGACGCTGACCGTCAACGGCCGCAAGCAGACGCTGGACCTCGATACGCGCACGACGTTGCTCGACGCCTTGCGCGAGCATCTGCACCTGACCGGCACCAAGAAGGGCTGCGACCACGGCCAATGCGGCGCGTGCACCGTCATCGTCGAGGGCAAGAGGATCAACAGCTGCCTCAGCCTGGCGGTGCAGCACCAGGGCGACCGGGTCACGACGATCGAGGGGCTGGGCACGCCCGACAAACTGCACCCGATGCAGGCCGCCTTCATCCGCCACGACGGTTATCAATGCGGCTATTGCACGCCGGGCCAGATCTGTTCCGCGGTCGCGGTGCTCGACGAGATCAAGGCCGGCGTGCCCAGCCACGTGCAGGGCGACATCACCGCCGCCCCGCGGCCAAGTAACATGGAATTGCGCGAACGGATGAGCGGCAACATCTGCCGCTGTGGCGCCTATTCGAACATCGCCGAGGCGATCGCCGACGTTGCGGGAGCACGCGCATGA
- a CDS encoding Crp/Fnr family transcriptional regulator yields the protein MTADMTDPREGQFRIPVAVTGDGIRNSFLANLDPDDFALLAPHLERVPFAIGDELAQTGDPIESLHFPEGAVAAFLDSQSDGRRLAVGLIGLEGFSGWPLLLGETHWPHDVVMRAESGTALRIARDAFLACIAASDSLRDAALRFVGVINIQMASTIVSSLVHPVERRMARWILLYHDRVSGEDICLTHEEFRLMLGVRRSSITEALHRLEAEQAVRGLRGRVVVRDRAKLMDIAGDTYGPAERAYARLIATARRGDAIGDRRMGG from the coding sequence ATGACAGCCGATATGACCGATCCGCGCGAGGGCCAATTCCGCATTCCCGTCGCCGTAACTGGCGATGGAATCCGCAACTCCTTCCTCGCCAACCTCGACCCGGACGACTTCGCCCTGCTGGCGCCGCATCTGGAACGGGTGCCGTTCGCGATCGGCGACGAACTGGCGCAGACGGGTGATCCGATCGAATCGCTGCATTTCCCGGAGGGCGCCGTCGCGGCGTTTCTCGACTCGCAATCGGATGGCCGCCGGCTCGCGGTGGGGTTGATCGGGCTGGAAGGGTTCAGCGGCTGGCCGTTGCTGCTCGGCGAGACGCACTGGCCGCACGACGTGGTGATGCGTGCGGAAAGCGGCACCGCGCTGCGGATCGCGCGCGACGCCTTCCTTGCCTGCATCGCGGCGAGCGACAGCCTGCGCGATGCGGCGCTGCGCTTCGTCGGCGTCATCAACATCCAGATGGCGAGCACGATCGTGTCGTCGCTGGTCCACCCCGTCGAGCGCCGGATGGCACGCTGGATCCTGCTGTATCATGACCGGGTGAGCGGCGAGGACATCTGCCTGACGCATGAGGAATTCCGGCTGATGCTGGGCGTGCGCCGGTCGAGCATCACCGAGGCGCTGCATCGACTGGAGGCGGAACAGGCGGTGCGCGGCCTGCGCGGGCGTGTCGTCGTGCGCGACCGCGCGAAGCTGATGGACATCGCCGGCGACACCTACGGTCCGGCGGAACGCGCCTATGCGCGGCTGATCGCCACCGCGCGCCGTGGTGACGCGATCGGCGATCGGCGGATGGGCGGCTGA
- a CDS encoding catalase family protein — translation MMQPPVRYAPSVEVIDPEEEQTHRALNDAFDMILERTAEDYGHAVRSVHAKSHGILEGEMTIDADLPPHLAQGLFATPGTHRVMIRLSTNAGDILPDAISLPRGLAMKVYGVDGERLPGAEGRTQDFVMVNGPVFQAKTAEKFLGNLKLLARTTDRMEGGKKVVSAVLRGVHNALDAIGTRITAVDSLGGAPNVEPLGETFHSATPFRYGEHIAKFALVPVAPAQVALTGKVIDIAGREDAIREEVRAEMRDPDAVWEFRVQLCRDLEKQPVEDPTVAWNAADAPFVRVATIRAGRQDSWDPARVEEVDERLRFSVWTGLAAHRPLGNINRARRAAYRHSADFRARFNGCPYHEPMEA, via the coding sequence ATGATGCAGCCACCCGTCCGTTACGCCCCGTCCGTCGAGGTCATCGATCCGGAGGAAGAGCAGACGCATCGCGCGCTCAACGACGCGTTCGACATGATCCTGGAGCGGACCGCAGAGGATTACGGCCACGCCGTCCGGTCGGTCCACGCCAAGTCGCACGGCATCCTCGAAGGCGAAATGACGATCGATGCGGACCTGCCGCCGCATCTGGCGCAGGGGCTGTTCGCGACGCCGGGCACGCACCGGGTGATGATCCGCCTGTCGACGAATGCGGGCGACATCCTGCCCGATGCGATCAGCCTGCCGCGCGGCCTCGCGATGAAGGTCTATGGTGTCGACGGCGAGCGGTTGCCGGGCGCGGAAGGGCGCACGCAGGATTTCGTGATGGTCAACGGCCCGGTCTTCCAGGCGAAGACGGCCGAAAAATTCCTTGGCAATCTCAAGCTGCTCGCCAGGACCACCGATCGGATGGAGGGCGGCAAGAAGGTCGTCTCCGCGGTGCTCCGCGGCGTCCACAATGCGCTCGACGCGATCGGCACGCGCATTACCGCGGTCGACTCGCTGGGCGGCGCTCCCAATGTCGAGCCGCTCGGCGAGACCTTCCACAGCGCCACGCCGTTCCGCTACGGTGAGCATATCGCCAAATTCGCGCTGGTCCCCGTCGCGCCGGCCCAGGTCGCGCTGACCGGCAAGGTCATCGACATCGCCGGGCGCGAGGATGCGATCCGCGAAGAGGTGCGGGCGGAAATGCGCGATCCGGATGCGGTCTGGGAATTTCGCGTGCAGCTGTGCCGCGATCTGGAAAAGCAGCCGGTCGAGGACCCGACCGTCGCGTGGAACGCGGCCGACGCGCCCTTCGTCCGCGTCGCCACGATCCGCGCGGGGCGGCAGGACAGCTGGGACCCGGCGCGAGTCGAGGAGGTCGACGAGCGCCTGCGCTTCAGCGTGTGGACCGGCCTGGCGGCGCACCGGCCGCTTGGCAACATCAACCGCGCGCGGCGCGCGGCCTATCGTCACTCCGCCGATTTCCGTGCCCGTTTTAACGGCTGCCCCTATCACGAACCGATGGAGGCGTGA